The following proteins are co-located in the Triticum aestivum cultivar Chinese Spring chromosome 1A, IWGSC CS RefSeq v2.1, whole genome shotgun sequence genome:
- the LOC123051214 gene encoding probable E3 ubiquitin-protein ligase ATL44 yields the protein MLRPSPYPSRRLLQSGDPSRIPGIPPADPPAGVSSDVVVILAALLCALICVVGLAAVARCARSRRNANAHANPSSPSGSPAHALAAFGGGGGGHNHGTTTTTTTGASGGSVTTTSKGLKKKALKALPKLAYADAVAAAAAARGAVAGGEEEEGQDGILAECAICLTEFGEREEVRVMPQCGHGFHVDCVDTWLRSNSSCPSCRRPIVLDDPAPPKRCRKCEETILEAVIASSSSSAGGSRGGGRGGFLP from the coding sequence ATGCTCCGGCCATCGCCGTACCCGTCGCGGCGTCTCCTCCAGAGCGGCGACCCCAGCCGCATACCGGGCATCCCCCCGGCCGATCCGCCCGCCGGCGTCAGCTCAGATGTCGTCGTCATCCTCGCCGCCCTGCTCTGCGCGCTCATCTGCGTAGTCGGCCTCGCCGCCGTCGCGCGGTGCGCGCGCTCCCGCCGCAACGCCAACGCCCACGCCAACCCCTCCTCGCCGTCCGGCAGCCCGGCCCACGCCCTGGCGGCcttcggcgggggcggcggcgggcatAACCATGGTACCACAACTACTACGACGACAGGCGCGTCCGGGGGCAGCGTGACGACCACCAGCAAGGGGCTCAAGAAGAAGGCGCTCAAGGCGCTGCCGAAGCTGGCGTACGCGGACgcggtggccgcggcggcggcggcgaggggcgccgtggcggggggcgaggaggaggaggggcaggaCGGGATCCTCGCGGAGTGCGCCATCTGCCTGACGGAGTTCGGCGAGCGGGAGGAGGTGCGCGTGATGCCGCAGTGCGGCCACGGGTTCCACGTCGACTGCGTCGACACCTGGCTGCGCTCCAACTCCTCCTGCCCGTCCTGCCGCCGCCCCATCGTCCTCGACGACCCCGCGCCGCCCAAGCGGTGCCGCAAGTGCGAGGAGACCATCCTGGAGGCCGTCAtcgcctcctcgtcgtcgtcggccggcggcagccgcggcggcggccgtgggGGATTCTTGCCGTAG